From Tripterygium wilfordii isolate XIE 37 chromosome 13, ASM1340144v1, whole genome shotgun sequence, the proteins below share one genomic window:
- the LOC120013099 gene encoding pentatricopeptide repeat-containing protein At5g65560-like: protein MRKRVAIVIAPSEFVLSQHLLRKQPLTTSSSVAPLPVEPEASSDLSSQLLSILYKSNWQNHPSLRKLIPSISPSHVTSIFANHSLNPQIALQFFNYLAQRPRFKHTVQTHSLLLNILVSNKFVGVAHKIRISMIKASDSIDDMRFVLDFLRRVNKADNDFQFKHTLMSYNILLMSLARFLMIDEMKSVYLEMLDDMVVPNIYTFNTMVNGYCKLGNVVGAALFVSKIFQVGLSPDTHTYTSLILGHCRSKDVNSALKVFEDMPRKGCQRNAVSYTNLVHGLCEAGRVDEAIVLFRKMGEDDCHPTVRTYTAIICALCKLGRKEEVMIFFKEMREIGCEPNVHTYTVLIDSMCKDKRLDEARRVLDGMSEKGLFPTVVTYNALIDGYCKREMLEAAMEILQLMESNNCSLNARTYNELICGFCRKKDVHRAMALLNKMLEYKLSPDQVTYNTLIQGQCRAGHLDSAYRLLNLMNGNGLVPDERTYGILIDSLCKQKRIEEAHVLFNSLKKKGIGPNAILFTSLVDGYCKVGKAGDAHLLFERMLTEGCLLNSSTYNAMIDGLCKERKVQEALILVEKMVKMGVKPTVHTYTTLINQMLKEGDFDPAQRMFNQMICSGCKPDLKTYTAFIHAYCSIGKLKEAEDVMAKMIEEGVVPDSLTYTLLINAYGCLGLLCSAFGVLKRMFDTSCKPSQHTYAFLIKHLVKEQAMKSTINPVDPLLVSNASHVDTADTWKTMDFELALELFGKMLAHGCLPNADTYNQIIKGLCKVGRLEVSQRLFNHMKEKGFSPNEETYNSLLHCCCKLGMYADAVKVVDDMVLHDQLPHLESLKVLVSELYDDGNRENAKAVFCTLLNLGYNDDEVAWKILIEGLLKKGLAHFCSELLGIMEKRGCRIHSQTYEMLIKGLDGT, encoded by the coding sequence ATGAGAAAAAGGGTGGCCATTGTCATCGCTCCAAGTGAGTTTGTCCTCTCTCAGCACTTACTCCGCAAACAACCCTTAACGACATCCTCCTCCGTCGCTCCTTTGCCCGTAGAACCGGAAGCCTCTTCCGATCTCTCCTCTCAGCTCCTTTCAATCCTCTACAAATCGAATTGGCAAAACCATCCCTCTCTTCGAAAGCTTATTCCCTCCATATCCCCATCCCATGTCACCTCCATCTTCGCCAATCACTCTCTCAATCCCCAAATTGCCCTCCAGTTCTTCAACTACCTAGCGCAGAGACCTAGGTTCAAACACACAGTGCAAACGCACTCGTTATTGTTAAACATATTGGTTTCCAATAAGTTTGTCGGTGTTGCGCATAAAATCCGCATTTCAATGATCAAAGCTTCAGATTCCATCGATGATATGCGgtttgttttggattttttgAGGAGAGTGAATAAAGCTGATAATGATTTTCAGTTTAAGCATACTCTTATGAGTTATAATATTCTGTTAATGTCGTTAGCCAGATTTTTAATGAttgatgaaatgaagagtgTGTATTTGGAGATGTTGGATGATATGGTAGTGCCTAatatatacacttttaataCAATGGTTAATGGGTACTGTAAATTGGGTAATGTTGTTGGGGCTGCTTTGTTTGTGAGTAAGATTTTTCAAGTGGGTTTGAGCCCAGATACGCATACATATACTTCCTTGATATTGGGGCATTGTAggagtaaagatgtaaatagtgCACTTAAGGTCTTTGAAGATATGCCTAGAAAGGGTTGTCAAAGGAATGCGGTTTCTTATACAAACCTTGTACATGGGCTTTGTGAGGCTGGGCGGGTTGATGAGGCTATTGTGTTGTTTAGAAAAATGGGGGAGGATGATTGCCATCCGACTGTGAGGACTTATACTGCGATTATATGTGCATTGTGTAAGCTGGGGAGGAAAGAGGaagtaatgattttttttaaagaaatgagGGAGATAGGGTGTGAACCAAATGTACATACTTACACCGTGCTCATTGACAGTATGTGTAAAGATAAGAGACTTGATGAAGCAAGAAGGGTGTTAGATGGGATGTCGGAGAAAGGATTGTTTCCAACTGTAGTTACGTATAATGCACTCATTGATGGATATTGCAAGCGGGAGATGTTGGAGGCTGCAATGGAAATTTTGCAGTTGATGGAATCCAATAATTGTAGTCTAAATGCTCGCACATATAATGAATTGATCTGTGGCTTTTGTAGAAAGAAAGATGTGCACAGGGCTATGGCTCTATTGAATAAAATGCTTGAATATAAGCTTTCACCAGATCAGGTGACTTATAATACATTAATTCAGGGGCAGTGTAGAGCTGGTCATTTAGATAGTGCGTATAGGTTGCTTAATTTGATGAATGGAAATGGTTTGGTTCCTGATGAACGAACTTATGGTATATTAATTGACAGTCTCTGCAAACAAAAGAGGATAGAAGAAGCTCATGTTCTATTCAATTCTCTTAAGAAAAAAGGCATTGGACCAAATGCAATTCTGTTTACCTCGTTGGTTGATGGCTATTGCAAAGTCGGGAAAGCAGGTGATGCCCATTTGCTGTTCGAAAGAATGCTTACTGAGGGCTGCTTACTGAACTCAAGCACTTACAATGCTATGATAGATGGGCTGTGCAAAGAGAGAAAAGTGCAGGAAGCATTAATTCTAGTCGAAAAGATGGTGAAAATGGGAGTGAAGCCCACGGTCCACACTTATACAACCCTCATCAATCAAATGCTGAAGGAAGGTGACTTTGATCCCGCTCAAAGAATGTTTAACCAAATGATTTGCTCAGGATGTAAGCCTGATCTAAAAACTTACACTGCATTTATTCATGCATATTGCAGCATAGGAAAATTAAAGGAAGCGGAGGATGTGATGGCTAAGATGATTGAAGAGGGAGTTGTGCCAGATTCGCTGACGTACACATTGTTAATTAATGCATATGGATGTTTGGGATTATTATGTTCTGCCTTTGGTGTTCTCAAGCGCATGTTTGATACTAGTTGCAAGCCTTCTCAACATACCTATGCTTTTCTAATCAAGCACCTCGTGAAAGAACAGGCGATGAAATCAACTATCAATCCTGTAGATCCTCTTTTGGTTTCAAATGCCAGCCACGTTGATACTGCAGATACGTGGAAAACAATGGACTTTGAACTTGCTTTGGAACTCTTTGGGAAAATGCTTGCACATGGTTGTTTGCCCAATGCTGACACTTACAACCAAATCATTAAAGGGCTTTGCAAAGTGGGGCGCTTGGAAGTGTCCCAGAGGTTATTTAATCATATGAAAGAAAAGGGCTTTTCTCCTAATGAAGAAACTTATAACTCTCTTCTTCATTGTTGCTGCAAACTTGGGATGTATGCGGACGCAGTGAAGGTGGTGGACGATATGGTTCTGCATGACCAATTACCACACCTCGAGTCTCTTAAGGTGCTTGTCAGTGAACTTTATGACGATGGAAACAGAGAGAATGCTAAGGCAGTTTTCTGTACTTTGCTTAATCTGGGGTATAATGATGATGAGGTAGCTTGGAAAATTCTAATTGAAGGCTTACTCAAGAAGGGGCTGGCTCATTTTTGCTCCGAACTGCTGGGCATAATGGAGAAAAGAGGTTGCCGGATTCACTCTCAAACATATGAAATGTTGATTAAGGGACTTGATGGAACATAA